Below is a genomic region from Microbacterium sp. LWO12-1.2.
GTTCTCGTGGCGACGTCCGGCTGGTCGGCCGAGCGCATCGCTCTCGTGCGCCCACTCGCCGAGGCGGCGGGCACCGGCGTCGTCTTCATCCCCAACTTCTCGCTGGGCTCGGTTCTGGGCTCAGCTCTGGCCGCGGCCGCCGCGCCGTTCTTCGGCTCGGCCGAGATCATCGAGGCGCACCGCGAGACCAAGATCGACTCGCCCAGCGGTACGGCGGTGCGCACCGCCGAGTTGATCGCTGCCGCTCGCGTCGAGCAGGGACCCGTGAGTGCTCCGCATGCCGATCAGCGTGCGCGCGGCCAGCAGGTGGGAAGTGTGCCCATCCACTCGCTGCGACGCCCTGGCGTCGTCGCGAAGCAGGAGGTCATCCTGTCCGGCCCGGGTGAATCGCTCACCTTCACGCATGACACGATCGAGCCCGCGCTGGCATATGCGCCTGGCATCCGCCTTGCCGTACCGTTCGCGGTCCAGGCCACCGGCGTCGTGGTCGGTCTGGAGAACATGATCGATATCGGCATCCGCTCATGATGTCGCGCATCGGTGTGGGAGTCATGGCCCTGTGCCTGGCCCTGTACATCGTCGTGGTGGGGCAGCGGGCCGTGCTCATGCTCACGACGGGGGAGCCGATCGCGATAGCCATCGGCGTCGCCCTGATCGTGATGCCGTTGATCGGCGCCTGGGCGCTCGTGCGCGAGATGCAGTTCGGCTTCGCGGCGGACAAGCTCGGGCGCACTCTGGATGCCGAGGGCGGGATGCCGCAGGCCGAGACCGAGCTCACGCCGAGCGGTCGCATCG
It encodes:
- the dapB gene encoding 4-hydroxy-tetrahydrodipicolinate reductase, yielding MTTQVALVGGTGKLGTIIHAVIEELEGFEVSRVLTSSSDLSELAGADLVVDASTPQVSIDVVRSAIEHGLNVLVATSGWSAERIALVRPLAEAAGTGVVFIPNFSLGSVLGSALAAAAAPFFGSAEIIEAHRETKIDSPSGTAVRTAELIAAARVEQGPVSAPHADQRARGQQVGSVPIHSLRRPGVVAKQEVILSGPGESLTFTHDTIEPALAYAPGIRLAVPFAVQATGVVVGLENMIDIGIRS